TCCTCGGCCGCCCCTCGGGCCAGGTCGCCCTCCGCCCGTCCGCCCTGCTGGCCGGCCCCGACCTCGTCGACGGCCTCCCCGCCACGGTCGTCAGCTTCCGCCCGACGCCCGACGCCGGTCGGCTCGTGGTGGCCCTCGACGGGCTCGGCGAGCTGGACGCGGTCGGGGTGCCCGGGTGGATCGCGCAACCCGGCCAGCCGGTCGTCGTACGTGTCGCAGAGCACGCAATCGCCGTCCTGCCCAGCACTGCGGCCGAACCCGCTGGGAGTGCACCGTAGGATCCCTCGGGTGTACCGCCGCGCCTACACCCTTCTCATCGGCACGGCCGCGCTCATGCTGGGTATCGCGGTCCTCACCGCGTGGAAGCTCGATCGCCGGCTCCTCGACCCCGAGGGGAGCTTCCTCGGGCCGTCGTACATCCGGCTGCCGCTGCTCCTGTTCGGCGCCCTCCTCCTCGACCTGCTGCCGCTGGCGTTGTGGAAGGCCCACGGCCGGCCCAGCCGCGTCGTCCCCGTCGTCCGGGAGCGGCTGCGCACGCACTGGACCAAGGAGCGCGCGACGCTGGTCGCGATCGGCGTCATCAGCTTCTACCTGACCTACGTCAGCTACCGGAACCTCAAGTCGTTCCTGCCCTTCGTGCGCTCCGACCCGAACGCCGCGCCCGGCGAGGTCCGCGCGTTGTCGTACGACCGTGAGCTGCACATCCTGGACCGGGTCATCTTCTTCGGCCACGACCCCAGTGACGTGCTGCACGGCCTGCTCGGCAAGACGGTCACCGCCGAGATCCTCTCGCCGATCTACCTGATGTTCCTGCCGCTGGTGCCCCTCGCCGTCACCGCCTGGCTGGTGTGGTCGCGCAACCACTCCTTCGGCTACTGGTTCGTGACCTCGCAGTGCCTGGCCTGGTCGCTCGGCACGCTCTCCTACTACCTGCTGCCCACGCTCGGCCCCGGCATCGCCTACACCTCCGAGTACTACGGCGCCGGCGGTCTCGCCCACACCGGCACCACCGACCTGATGAACTCGATCGTCAGGGCACGCGGCAACGTGCTGTACGGCGGTGCCACCGAGTCGGTGAACTCCATCGCCGGCTTCGCCAGCCTGCACTGCGCGATCACCCTGCTCTTCGCGCTGATGGTCCAGTACACGCTGCGCTCGAAGATCCTCAAGATCGTCTTCTGGGTGAACTTCGGCCTCACGGTCGTCGCGACCCTGTACTTCGGCTGGCACTACGTCGCCGACGACCTTGCCGGCATCGCGATCGCGGTCGTCTCCTTCTACGTCGGCGGCATCGCCAGCGGCCAGAAGTTCGACAAACGCGGCCACTCGCACCCGACCACCACCACCTCCAAGGTGCCCGTCAACGTCGACTGAGCTGCGGTGCGGCGGTCGAGTCAGTTTCACCGGCCGGCCGGTGAAACTCGCGCTTGGCCGAGGAAGCATCGTCGTCCAAGCGCCAGTTTTGTCGTCCCAGTGCCAGTTTCACCGGCCGACCGGTGAAACTGGCACCGGCGGCAGCGCGAATTACATCGATGTAGTTCGTCAACCCGACACGCCGGTGCCACATGAGATTTCTGAGATTTTTGTTTCGCATGTGACAAAAGAGCACTACGGTGACGCGAGTGCGTTCCCCGAGCATCGGTACCGGCCTGGCCGCCCTCGTCCTGACGGCGGTGGTCTGCGTCCCCGGCGCGCAGGCGGACCCGACCCCGCCGACGCCGGTCGTGCCGGGTGCACCGAGTGCGGCGGACGTGCAGGCAGCGCAGGACCGCGCCGGCGCAGCCGAGGATGACGTCGCGGCCATCCAGCAGCGGCTCGCCGACGCGGCTGCCGAGCTGGACGGCGCGACCATCCGGGCGGCGCAGGCGAGCGAGGCGTGGAACGGCGCCCGCTGGGCCGCGCACACCGCCCGGGCTGCCGAGCGGCGCGCGATCGCCGACTCGACGGCCGCCGCGCAGGCCCTGGCCGAGCACGAGGACGCCTTCCGCGACGCCGTGATCACCGCCCAGGGGATGGGCCTCGAGCTGTCCCTGGTCGAGGCGATCGTCGACGCCGACGGCGTGGACGCCCTGCTCGAGCAGACCTCGGCCAACGAGCACGTCCAGGCGCTCTTCGACCAGCGGCGCGACGAGTACCTCGCCGCCTCGACCGCCGCCACCGAGGCCGCCGACGCGGCCGCCGCGGCGTCGGCCGAGGCCGACCGGGCGCTCGCCGACGCGAGGACGGCCCGCGACCGGGCCCGGGCCGCGGCCCGGGAGGCCGAGACGGTCACCGCGCGGATCGAGAGTCGTCGTTCGCGACTCGTGAAGCGGCTCGCCCGCCTCCAGGGCGTCAGCATCGCGGTCGCCCGCGCCCACCAGGCCGCCGTCGACGCCGAGGCGGCGGCGAAGGCTGCCGCCGACGCCAAGGCGGCGAAGGAGGCCAAGGAGGCCAAGGAGGCCGAGGCCGCGAAGGGAGGCAAGGGCGACGCGCCCACCCCGGCGACCGACCCGGCGCCCGCCGACGGCGCCCAGGCCGCCATCGCGTTCGCCCGCGCCCAGCTCGGTGAGCCCTACCGCTGGGGCGCGGCCGGGCCCGCAGCCTGGGACTGCTCCGGGCTGGTCGAGAAGGCATGGGCGGCCGGCGGGAAGTCGCTGCCGCACTACTCGGTGGCGCAGTACGAGCAGTCGACGCCGATCACCCGCGACCAGCTCCGGCCCGGCGACCTCGTGTTCTGGTCCGACGGCGGCCCGGGCGCGATCTTCCACGTCGCCCTGTACGTCGGCGGTGGGCAGATCATCCACGCCCCGCGCACCGGCCGCCCGGTCAGCCTGGAGTCGATCGACTACTGGCGCACGCCGGACCTCTACGCGCGACCCTGACCGGGACGCTAGGTTCGCCCCATGGCCGAGGAGTCCACTGCGACCGCGCCCCCCGAGCTGGCGGTCGACGTCGCCGCGCTGACCGAGCTGCTCGACGGCAGGTACGCCGACGTCCGCCGCACGGTGCGCGAGCTGCTGCCGTCGTACGCCTGCGTGCTGGAGGACGCCGAGACGATGCCGCGCGCGGAGTTCCGCGAGCGGGTCAAGGACGTCGTGCTCGAGATCGCGGGCACCGGCGCGGCGGGGATGGGCTTCCCGAAGGAGTACGGCGGAGGTGGCGACATCGGCGCCTCGATCGCGGCCTTCGAGTCCCTCGCGTACGGCGACCTGTCGGTCCTGGTCAAGGTGGGCGTGCAGTTCGGCCTGTTCGGCGGCGCGATCCTGCAGCTGGGCACGAAGCGTCACCACGACGCGTACCTCGCCGACGTCGTGAGCGGCCGGCTGCTCGGCTGCTTCGCGATGACCGAGACCGGGCACGGCAGCAACGTCCAGGCGCTCGGCACGGTCGCGACCTACGACCCGGCGACCTCGGAGTTCGTGGTCACCACCACGACGCACAGCGCCGGCAAGGACTACATCGGCAACGCGGCGAGGCACGCGCGCGTGGCGGTGGTGTTCGCCCAGCTGGAGGTTGGGGGTGAGGGGCACGGCGTGCACGCGCTCGTCGTACCGCTGCGCGACGAGGACGGCGCGACGCTGCCCGGCGTCCGGATCGAGGACGACGGCGCCAAGATGGGCCTCAACGGCGTCGACAACGGCCGGATCTGGTTCGACGGTGTCCGGGTGCCGCGCGAGGCGTTGCTGAACCGGTTCGCCGACGTCACCGAGGACGGCAGCTACGTCAGCGAGATCGAGAGCGCGGGGCGACGGTTCTTCACGATGCTCGGCACCCTCGTGCAGGGCCGGGTCTCGGTCGGCGCGGCCGGGGTGAGCGCGTCGAAGTCGGCGCTGACGATCGCCGTCCGCTACGGCCTCCAGCGCCGGCAGTTCGAGACCGGCACCGAGGAGGGCGGCGCCGAGCAGCTGCTGCTCGACTACGGCCTGCACCAGCGGCGGCTGTTCCCCCGGCTGGCGCGGACCTACGCCCTGCACTTCGCCCAGGAGGTGCTCGCCGGCGAGCTGCACGACGTCTTCTCCGGCATCCGCGACGACGAGGAGACCCGGCGGCTGCTGGAGTCCCGCGCCGCGGGCACCAAGGCGCTGGCGACCTGGCACGCGACCGACACCATCCAGGAGTGCCGTGAGGCCTGCGGCGGCGCGGGCTACCTGGCCGTCAACCGGTTCGCCGCGCTCAAGGCCGACACCGACGTCTTCACGACCTTCGAGGGCGACAACCACGTCCTGCTGCAGCTGGTCGGCAAGGGCCTGCTGACCGACTACGCCAGCGACTTCTCCGACCTCGACCAGCTCGGGATGGTCCGCTTCGTCGCGGGCCTCGCCGTCGACACCGTGCTCGAGCGGACCCGCGTGCACCGGCTGTTCGAGCAGATCCGCGACGCGCTGCCCGGCGGCAAGGACGACTGGCACACCGACAGCGGCCTGCGCGACCCCAACTACCACCTGGCGATGTACCGCTTCCGCGAGGAGCACCTCATCGGCGGCGTCGCCCGGCGGCTCAAGCGTGGCGTCGACTCCGGGATGGTCCCCGGCGAGGTGTTCTCCCGGGTGCAGGACCACGTCATCCAGGCGGCCCGTGCCCACGTCGAGCGGCTGGTGCTGGAGGCGTTCACCGCCAAGGTCGCCGCGATGGAGGACGGCGACCTGAGGCTCACCCTCAACCTGCTCTGCGACCTGCACGCGCTGTCGGGCATCGAGGCCGACCGTGCGTGGTTCATCGAGCACGGCCGCCTCAACACCCAGCGCTCGAAGGCGATCACCCGCGAGGTGGCCGAGCTGTGCCGCCGGGTGCGGCCCGTCGCGCGCGAGCTGGTCGACGCGTTCGCCGTACCGGAGGCGCTGCTGCGCGCCCAGGCCCTCATCGGAGGAGAGGCATGATCCGTTCCGCCCTGTCCCACGTCCCCGGGCTGGGCGGCTGGTCGGACGACCCGCTGTGGGCATCCTTCTACGACTGGACGGTCGAGCACCCGACCGCCGGCGGTGCGCTGTGGCGCCTGGGCATCAACAGCGACCTGCGCCGGCTCTACCGCGCCGCCGACGAGATCGGCCGCCAGCCCGCCGGCAGCCGGGTCCTCGACATCCCCTGCGGTGGTGGGGTCGCGCTGCGCGGCCTGCGGTCCGGGCAGGGCGTGGAGTACGTCGCCGGCGACATCGCGCAGACCATGCTGGACCGCACGATGCGGGTCGCCGAGCGCCGCGGTGTCGCCGACCAGGTCGTGCCGCGGATCGCCGACGTCGGCGACCTGCCGTTCGAGGACGGTTCCTTCGACCTCGTCGTCACGTTCACGGGCCTGCACTGCTTCCCCGACCCCGAGCGGGCCGTCGTCGAGATGGCCCGGGTGCTCCGCCCCGGCGGGGTGCTCACCGGCAGCGCGCTCCTCAACGACACCGGGATCCGGTTCGAGCCGCTGCGCCGGGTCGGCCGGGTCGCCGGGCTCCTCGGACCGGGATGCACCAGCGACGACCTCGAGGACTGGCTCGCCCGCGAGGGCGTCGCCGACGTGGTCCTCGAGCGCAGCGGCGCGATCGCGTACTTCCGTGGGGTCAAGCGCGGAGACGCGCGCACGTGAGTGCCGCCGCGGAACGTCGCACCGCTGTCTTCGCGGCCCTGCGCGCCCTCCTGCTCGAACGCCCCTGGGGCGACGTCACGCTCGAGG
This genomic interval from Nocardioides kongjuensis contains the following:
- a CDS encoding phosphatase PAP2 family protein, which gives rise to MYRRAYTLLIGTAALMLGIAVLTAWKLDRRLLDPEGSFLGPSYIRLPLLLFGALLLDLLPLALWKAHGRPSRVVPVVRERLRTHWTKERATLVAIGVISFYLTYVSYRNLKSFLPFVRSDPNAAPGEVRALSYDRELHILDRVIFFGHDPSDVLHGLLGKTVTAEILSPIYLMFLPLVPLAVTAWLVWSRNHSFGYWFVTSQCLAWSLGTLSYYLLPTLGPGIAYTSEYYGAGGLAHTGTTDLMNSIVRARGNVLYGGATESVNSIAGFASLHCAITLLFALMVQYTLRSKILKIVFWVNFGLTVVATLYFGWHYVADDLAGIAIAVVSFYVGGIASGQKFDKRGHSHPTTTTSKVPVNVD
- a CDS encoding NlpC/P60 family protein, producing the protein MRSPSIGTGLAALVLTAVVCVPGAQADPTPPTPVVPGAPSAADVQAAQDRAGAAEDDVAAIQQRLADAAAELDGATIRAAQASEAWNGARWAAHTARAAERRAIADSTAAAQALAEHEDAFRDAVITAQGMGLELSLVEAIVDADGVDALLEQTSANEHVQALFDQRRDEYLAASTAATEAADAAAAASAEADRALADARTARDRARAAAREAETVTARIESRRSRLVKRLARLQGVSIAVARAHQAAVDAEAAAKAAADAKAAKEAKEAKEAEAAKGGKGDAPTPATDPAPADGAQAAIAFARAQLGEPYRWGAAGPAAWDCSGLVEKAWAAGGKSLPHYSVAQYEQSTPITRDQLRPGDLVFWSDGGPGAIFHVALYVGGGQIIHAPRTGRPVSLESIDYWRTPDLYARP
- a CDS encoding acyl-CoA dehydrogenase, giving the protein MAEESTATAPPELAVDVAALTELLDGRYADVRRTVRELLPSYACVLEDAETMPRAEFRERVKDVVLEIAGTGAAGMGFPKEYGGGGDIGASIAAFESLAYGDLSVLVKVGVQFGLFGGAILQLGTKRHHDAYLADVVSGRLLGCFAMTETGHGSNVQALGTVATYDPATSEFVVTTTTHSAGKDYIGNAARHARVAVVFAQLEVGGEGHGVHALVVPLRDEDGATLPGVRIEDDGAKMGLNGVDNGRIWFDGVRVPREALLNRFADVTEDGSYVSEIESAGRRFFTMLGTLVQGRVSVGAAGVSASKSALTIAVRYGLQRRQFETGTEEGGAEQLLLDYGLHQRRLFPRLARTYALHFAQEVLAGELHDVFSGIRDDEETRRLLESRAAGTKALATWHATDTIQECREACGGAGYLAVNRFAALKADTDVFTTFEGDNHVLLQLVGKGLLTDYASDFSDLDQLGMVRFVAGLAVDTVLERTRVHRLFEQIRDALPGGKDDWHTDSGLRDPNYHLAMYRFREEHLIGGVARRLKRGVDSGMVPGEVFSRVQDHVIQAARAHVERLVLEAFTAKVAAMEDGDLRLTLNLLCDLHALSGIEADRAWFIEHGRLNTQRSKAITREVAELCRRVRPVARELVDAFAVPEALLRAQALIGGEA
- a CDS encoding class I SAM-dependent methyltransferase → MIRSALSHVPGLGGWSDDPLWASFYDWTVEHPTAGGALWRLGINSDLRRLYRAADEIGRQPAGSRVLDIPCGGGVALRGLRSGQGVEYVAGDIAQTMLDRTMRVAERRGVADQVVPRIADVGDLPFEDGSFDLVVTFTGLHCFPDPERAVVEMARVLRPGGVLTGSALLNDTGIRFEPLRRVGRVAGLLGPGCTSDDLEDWLAREGVADVVLERSGAIAYFRGVKRGDART